A single Sporosarcina sp. FSL W8-0480 DNA region contains:
- the sirA gene encoding sporulation inhibitor of replication protein SirA: MRTYDIYKVKKRYQSFILGREGLLYNLLKDYEQQQPLQEVKYLCDEIEESTIDQAILGNLGKSFTKVESDDGEYRLSHPMKGSIHISLTPYSLQAYCDGSRMLDLDLFVALSGSEDRFFAVMDERGEWGWLKPIKQDNRLMTEGTILF; the protein is encoded by the coding sequence ATGAGGACTTATGATATCTATAAAGTGAAAAAGAGATATCAATCATTCATACTTGGAAGAGAAGGACTTCTATACAATTTATTAAAGGATTACGAGCAACAGCAACCTTTGCAGGAAGTGAAATACCTATGTGATGAAATTGAAGAATCAACGATTGACCAGGCAATCCTTGGTAACTTGGGAAAAAGCTTTACAAAAGTGGAAAGTGATGATGGAGAATATAGGCTATCCCATCCGATGAAGGGATCCATTCATATTTCATTGACTCCGTATTCCCTTCAAGCTTATTGCGATGGGTCAAGAATGTTGGATCTTGATTTGTTTGTTGCGCTGTCTGGATCTGAAGACCGATTTTTCGCTGTAATGGACGAGCGTGGTGAATGGGGCTGGCTAAAGCCAATTAAACAAGATAACCGGTTGATGACAGAAGGGACAATCCTTTTTTAG
- a CDS encoding YneF family protein: protein MGTTWWILIVVVALIAGVALGFFIARQYMMKYLKENPPINEQMLRMMMMQMGQKPSQKKINQMMNQMNKLNDKK, encoded by the coding sequence ATGGGCACGACTTGGTGGATCCTAATCGTCGTTGTCGCATTAATAGCTGGTGTGGCCCTCGGATTTTTCATCGCACGCCAATATATGATGAAATATTTGAAAGAGAACCCGCCGATTAATGAGCAAATGTTACGTATGATGATGATGCAGATGGGACAAAAACCTTCACAAAAGAAGATTAACCAGATGATGAATCAGATGAACAAATTGAATGATAAAAAATAA
- a CDS encoding TIGR02328 family protein, which translates to MRLWHEELISKLPRQQLLGQHRECCALRGLGWRKKHATVDYVFEYSPLKLYHYHMKVMGEMKRRGYQNDLKWEDPAYRGKNCPPYDHLIESPDDTLKYPEHNGKYLTECLENLADKGIHIPQ; encoded by the coding sequence ATGCGTTTATGGCATGAGGAATTGATCTCGAAACTTCCGAGGCAACAATTGCTTGGCCAACATCGGGAGTGTTGCGCTTTAAGGGGATTAGGGTGGAGGAAGAAGCATGCTACAGTTGATTATGTATTCGAATATTCTCCCTTGAAACTATATCATTACCATATGAAAGTAATGGGTGAAATGAAACGAAGGGGCTATCAAAATGATCTAAAATGGGAAGATCCAGCCTACCGAGGAAAAAATTGCCCCCCATACGATCACTTAATAGAGAGTCCAGATGATACACTAAAATACCCTGAACACAACGGAAAGTACCTAACTGAATGTCTTGAAAACTTAGCCGATAAAGGCATTCATATTCCTCAATGA
- a CDS encoding pyridoxamine 5'-phosphate oxidase family protein, giving the protein MEQSEIETLRELIKDVEIAMLTTQSEEGLISRPMKTQEVEFDGDLWFFTKKETDKYKEILHDKDVNVSYAGKSYVSVRGQAEIIEDLNKKEELWNKAYEKIMQTSYDDPNVILIKVKADAAEYWETGNFTKKIAYFYKRMTGQSAESTNINETLKLND; this is encoded by the coding sequence ATGGAACAAAGTGAAATTGAAACATTAAGAGAGTTAATTAAAGACGTGGAAATTGCAATGCTTACAACACAATCTGAAGAAGGGCTTATTTCTCGTCCAATGAAAACACAAGAAGTTGAATTTGATGGCGACTTGTGGTTTTTTACAAAGAAAGAGACAGATAAATATAAGGAAATATTACATGATAAAGATGTGAATGTGTCATATGCAGGTAAATCATATGTTTCCGTCCGTGGACAAGCTGAAATCATTGAAGATCTCAACAAGAAAGAAGAATTATGGAACAAAGCATATGAGAAAATAATGCAAACTTCGTATGATGATCCTAATGTTATTTTAATAAAGGTTAAAGCTGATGCTGCCGAATATTGGGAAACCGGAAACTTCACAAAGAAAATAGCCTATTTCTACAAACGAATGACAGGGCAAAGTGCAGAATCGACCAATATTAATGAAACGCTTAAGTTAAATGACTAA
- a CDS encoding AAA family ATPase gives MEISLLKEIKAALNAKFYEREAEVEAILIALLSRQHVLMVGPSGTAKSALAIEFAKIIQGSQYFQWLLTRFSTPDELFGPLSLKDLEQGVYRRNTETKLPEANLVFLDEIFKSNSAILNSLLTIINERVFYNDGSPIKVPLISVIGASNEYPEEGEGLEALFDRFLLRFEVEYIADNSNFISMMKNTGHNVQIPTITMENLKQFQSLTDSVIIPDEVFKAISKIRQELRDEGIRPSDRRFKQSLSVLQARALIRKRNIVRVEDLVILENIVWETIDQKDTVSFIVRKYAQDTVIQKIDSIQNELRDVYNAIKLDNSVEAGMEATQKMKALEADLSKLKLNQQGRDEEIDALLVKVQSIQQEILNSVLEPMFYDALHSKNEIEKSSGIFYRM, from the coding sequence ATGGAGATCAGTTTACTAAAAGAAATTAAGGCCGCGTTAAATGCTAAATTTTATGAACGCGAGGCAGAAGTTGAAGCAATTCTGATTGCATTATTGTCGCGGCAGCATGTACTCATGGTTGGCCCTTCGGGTACTGCAAAATCTGCATTAGCCATAGAGTTCGCGAAAATTATACAAGGCTCACAATATTTTCAATGGCTACTAACGAGGTTTAGTACACCTGATGAGTTGTTTGGTCCCTTATCTTTGAAGGATCTGGAACAGGGTGTATATAGGCGTAATACAGAAACAAAATTGCCTGAGGCAAATTTAGTTTTTTTAGATGAAATTTTTAAGTCAAATAGTGCTATTTTAAATAGTTTATTGACAATCATTAATGAAAGGGTTTTTTACAATGATGGGTCTCCGATTAAAGTCCCTTTGATATCAGTAATAGGTGCTTCGAATGAATATCCGGAAGAAGGCGAAGGACTTGAAGCGTTATTCGATCGTTTTCTACTTCGCTTTGAAGTGGAGTACATAGCGGATAATTCAAATTTTATTTCTATGATGAAAAATACAGGACATAACGTGCAAATACCAACCATAACTATGGAGAACTTGAAACAGTTTCAATCCTTAACAGATTCTGTGATTATCCCGGATGAAGTATTTAAGGCTATTTCAAAAATAAGACAAGAGCTGCGGGATGAGGGGATACGACCGTCGGACAGAAGGTTTAAACAGTCATTAAGCGTCTTGCAGGCTCGAGCGTTGATCCGTAAAAGAAATATCGTGAGGGTTGAAGACCTTGTTATCCTTGAAAATATTGTTTGGGAAACGATTGACCAAAAAGATACAGTGTCATTCATTGTTCGCAAGTATGCACAAGATACTGTGATTCAAAAGATTGATTCGATACAAAATGAACTGAGAGATGTGTACAATGCTATAAAGTTGGATAATTCGGTAGAAGCCGGAATGGAAGCAACACAAAAAATGAAGGCATTGGAGGCGGATTTAAGTAAGCTTAAATTGAATCAACAGGGTCGGGATGAGGAAATTGACGCCTTGCTTGTTAAAGTGCAATCGATTCAGCAAGAAATCCTTAACTCAGTTTTAGAGCCAATGTTTTATGATGCATTACACTCTAAAAATGAAATAGAAAAGTCGTCTGGTATATTTTACAGAATGTGA
- a CDS encoding VWA domain-containing protein — MRRSKIYEENNSVLNTDAFDRRRFKEILEMSQRLQKLSDESVLPTFEPLLSDIWASQFKMKPVIRDKDVDEIFSVNKLFMKVIMADEYFTYYRSFTRLNDLASTICTIKFGEMINDWLNQKVEEDKNLQDQVRYVQQLLRKQQKQQIQDVEQKSLVDAMSELNTGLQQIILGNSDCFLQSMDQARKESKQVNDGIKSLLGGISAGNAETTIKKVPLRDQIILAEKLASSKNMRKIADWAGRFKQIAQKKQKTKQDQSVERKGVTIGNDIEKLLSVELSLYANRLTKLDFLRRFAEKQTMQYEQIGCEDLKKGPIVLCLDQSDSMSSLDAKSKGFALALLSIAKKQRRDFCLVLFSSNVQVFEYRKGKIAITQMVRLAQTFLGGGTNFAFALNAAVKVISKSRFKKADIVFITDGEDRVTDSFLKLFNEEKSKRTFKVLSLIIGSNSKTVEQFSDRLVTVKDIDDEGSFTAFEV; from the coding sequence GTGAGAAGGAGCAAAATCTATGAAGAGAATAATTCAGTGTTGAATACGGATGCGTTTGACAGAAGACGTTTCAAAGAGATTCTTGAGATGTCACAAAGGCTACAAAAGTTAAGCGATGAGTCTGTATTACCTACATTTGAACCATTGCTGAGTGATATATGGGCTTCCCAGTTTAAGATGAAACCGGTAATACGCGATAAGGACGTTGATGAGATATTTTCGGTAAATAAATTATTTATGAAAGTCATTATGGCAGATGAGTACTTTACTTATTACAGAAGTTTTACCCGTTTAAATGATTTGGCATCTACCATCTGTACTATAAAATTTGGAGAAATGATAAATGATTGGTTAAATCAGAAAGTAGAAGAGGACAAAAATCTTCAAGATCAAGTCCGCTATGTTCAACAATTACTAAGAAAACAACAAAAGCAGCAAATTCAAGATGTTGAGCAGAAAAGCCTTGTGGATGCAATGAGTGAATTAAATACCGGATTACAGCAGATTATTTTAGGTAATAGCGATTGTTTCCTTCAGTCGATGGATCAAGCCCGAAAGGAATCGAAGCAAGTAAATGATGGCATAAAATCATTGTTAGGCGGTATAAGTGCTGGGAATGCCGAAACAACAATAAAGAAAGTGCCTTTACGCGATCAAATCATCTTAGCAGAGAAACTTGCATCTTCAAAAAACATGAGAAAAATAGCTGATTGGGCAGGTCGCTTTAAACAGATTGCACAGAAAAAACAAAAGACAAAACAAGACCAATCAGTAGAAAGAAAGGGAGTGACTATTGGAAACGACATTGAAAAATTGCTTTCAGTTGAATTAAGCTTATATGCAAATCGGCTGACGAAACTGGATTTCCTTCGCCGATTTGCGGAAAAACAAACGATGCAATATGAACAAATAGGATGCGAGGATTTGAAGAAGGGTCCAATTGTACTTTGTCTTGACCAATCCGACAGTATGAGTAGCCTTGACGCCAAATCAAAAGGGTTTGCATTAGCACTTTTATCAATTGCAAAGAAGCAAAGAAGAGATTTTTGCTTGGTGTTATTCTCTTCGAATGTTCAAGTTTTTGAATATAGAAAAGGGAAGATAGCGATCACTCAAATGGTCAGACTTGCACAGACATTTTTAGGGGGAGGAACAAACTTTGCATTTGCACTGAATGCCGCAGTGAAGGTAATAAGTAAAAGTCGTTTTAAAAAAGCGGATATCGTTTTTATCACAGATGGAGAAGATCGAGTAACGGATTCATTCCTAAAATTATTCAATGAAGAGAAAAGCAAGAGGACCTTTAAAGTACTTTCCCTCATCATAGGAAGCAACAGTAAAACTGTGGAGCAGTTCAGTGATAGGTTAGTCACAGTTAAGGATATTGATGACGAAGGAAGTTTTACAGCGTTTGAAGTGTAG
- a CDS encoding AAA family ATPase: protein MKRLAIITVGKTHSGKSTFARDLERALDNSFVMDQDNHAEFINLHYKKLQPKSGPNTLKHSISKLIVEYAKEHTDLHIIASSANRTISGRRYLLEEVYPKDEFVRILVHFDISDEILLERIANSQRSTNIFRGNYTTFKDVLMRQQKESKLEDVIDPDEGEADYLFVIKDGDEIGSIIKEIISLSK, encoded by the coding sequence GTGAAAAGGTTAGCGATCATTACTGTTGGAAAGACACATAGTGGAAAAAGTACATTTGCAAGGGATTTAGAAAGAGCGTTGGACAACTCTTTTGTTATGGACCAAGATAATCACGCTGAATTTATTAATTTGCATTATAAAAAGTTGCAACCGAAATCAGGTCCTAATACGCTAAAGCATTCCATTTCAAAGTTAATAGTCGAGTACGCAAAGGAACATACAGACTTACATATTATTGCAAGCAGTGCAAATCGGACGATATCAGGAAGAAGGTACTTATTGGAAGAAGTGTATCCTAAAGATGAATTTGTCCGTATCTTAGTCCATTTCGATATTTCGGATGAAATTCTTCTTGAACGGATTGCCAATAGCCAACGCAGTACAAACATTTTCAGGGGCAATTACACTACTTTTAAGGATGTGTTAATGAGGCAGCAGAAAGAATCCAAGCTTGAAGATGTCATTGATCCGGATGAAGGCGAAGCTGACTATTTATTCGTCATTAAAGATGGTGATGAGATTGGCTCTATTATAAAAGAAATTATTAGTCTTTCTAAATAG